A stretch of the Chitiniphilus purpureus genome encodes the following:
- a CDS encoding helix-turn-helix transcriptional regulator, with protein sequence MKNRILRYSDLETQLGMNRVTIWRRTRTDPTFPRPIRLGNSGSRNAAIGFLAEEVEAWIALQAATARVDR encoded by the coding sequence ATGAAAAACCGCATCCTCCGGTACAGCGACCTGGAAACACAGTTGGGCATGAACCGCGTCACCATCTGGCGCAGGACGAGAACAGACCCAACTTTTCCACGCCCGATTCGATTGGGTAACTCTGGCTCTCGCAACGCGGCCATTGGTTTTTTGGCCGAGGAGGTCGAGGCTTGGATCGCCCTGCAAGCCGCTACTGCACGGGTGGACCGCTGA